A single genomic interval of Dromiciops gliroides isolate mDroGli1 chromosome 1, mDroGli1.pri, whole genome shotgun sequence harbors:
- the FICD gene encoding protein adenylyltransferase FICD isoform X2, which translates to MTFMSMATVVAVAEPKWVSFVWGRSLWVVALLGVLLGSLLVLLLPLGAVEEQCSLLRNGLSLLRSKLEGGQRSSHRHRTPSTGLSVTTGGINLMAVKPKASADVRLEARAALKQALEMKRQGKREKAHKLFMHALKMDPDYVDALNELGIFSEEEKDILQADYLYTKALTISPYNEKALINRHRTLPLVEEIDQRYFSVIDSKVKKVMSIPKGSSALRRVMEESYYHHIYHTVAIEGNTLTLSEIRHILETRYAVPGKSLEEQNEVIGMHAAMKYVNTTLVSRIGSVTISDMLEIHRRVLGYVDPVEAGRFRTTQVFVGHHIPPHPQDVEKQMEEFIQWLNSEDAMNLHPVEFAALAHYKLVYIHPFVDGNGRTSRLLMNLILMQAGYPPITIRKEQRSEYYHVLEVANEGDVRPFIRFIAKCTETTLDMLLIATTEHAVGLPEANPNHSGCKQTIPSLLEKRNVLGQKLFGDQTTPSLHQAVNPGPSVLMSSLTDHS; encoded by the exons ATGACCTTCATGTCGATGGCCACGGTGGTGGCGGTGGCAGAGCCGAAATGGGTCTCCTTTGTGTGGGGCCGCTCGCTGTGGGTGGTGGCCCTGCTGGGGGTGCTGCTGGGGTCCCTGCTGGTGCTCTTGCTCCCCCTGGGGGCCGTGGAGGAGCAATGTTCCCTGCTACGGAACGGCCTCTCCTTGCTGAGGAGCAAGCTCGAAGGAGGACAGAGGAGCAGTCACAGGCACCGCACTCCGAGCACAGGGCTCAGTGTCACCACAGGGGGGATCAATCTGATGGCAGTCAAGCCCAAAGCATCTGCAG ATGTTAGGCTTGAAGCCCGAGCAGCCTTGAAGCAGGCACTGGAAATGAAGCGGCAGGGCAAGCGAGAGAAGGCCCACAAACTCTTCATGCACGCCCTCAAAATGGACCCTGACTATGTGGATGCACTCAATGAGCTGGGCATCTTCTCTGAGGAGGAGAAGGACATTCTGCAGGCCGACTACTTGTACACCAAAGCACTGACCATCTCCCCCTACAACGAAAAAGCACTTATCAACAGGCACCGGACGCTGCCCCTGGTGGAGGAGATCGACCAGCGCTACTTCAGCGTCATCGACAGCAAAGTCAAAAAGGTGATGTCCATCCCCAAGGGCAGCTCGGCGCTGCGCCGGGTCATGGAGGAGTCTTACTACCATCACATTTACCACACCGTCGCCATCGAAGGCAACACCCTCACCCTCTCTGAGATCAGGCACATCCTCGAGACCCGCTACGCCGTGCCGGGGAAGAGCCTGGAGGAGCAGAACGAGGTCATCGGCATGCACGCGGCCATGAAATATGTCAACACCACGCTCGTCTCCAGGATCGGCTCTGTCACTATCAGTGACATGCTGGAGATTCACAGGCGGGTCCTGGGCTACGTGGATCCCGTGGAAGCCGGGAGGTTTAGGACTACGCAGGTGTTTGTGGGTCATCACATCCCTCCCCATCCTCAGGATGTGGAAAAACAGATGGAAGAGTTCATACAGTGGCTGAACTCAGAGGATGCCATGAATCTACACCCAGTGGAATTTGCTGCACTGGCCCATTACAAACTGGTCTACATTCACCCCTTTGTTGATGGGAATGGCCGGACCTCCCGCCTGCTGATGAACCTCATTTTGATGCAGGCAGGCTACCCTCCCATCACCATCCGCAAGGAGCAGAGGTCCGAGTATTACCACGTGTTGGAAGTTGCCAATGAAGGGGACGTGAGACCCTTCATCCGTTTCATTGCCAAGTGTACCGAGACCACCTTAGACATGCTGCTGATCGCAACCACTGAACATGCTGTGGGTTTGCCAGAAGCAAATCCCAACCATTCTGGATGCAAACAGACTATTCCT TCCCTTCTTGAAAAGAGGAATGTGTTAGGGCAGAAGTTGTTTGGAGACCAGACCACTCCATCTCTCCATCAAGCTGTGAATCCAGGACCATCAGTCTTAATGTCTTCCCTGACAGATCACTCCTAA
- the FICD gene encoding protein adenylyltransferase FICD isoform X1, protein MTFMSMATVVAVAEPKWVSFVWGRSLWVVALLGVLLGSLLVLLLPLGAVEEQCSLLRNGLSLLRSKLEGGQRSSHRHRTPSTGLSVTTGGINLMAVKPKASADVRLEARAALKQALEMKRQGKREKAHKLFMHALKMDPDYVDALNELGIFSEEEKDILQADYLYTKALTISPYNEKALINRHRTLPLVEEIDQRYFSVIDSKVKKVMSIPKGSSALRRVMEESYYHHIYHTVAIEGNTLTLSEIRHILETRYAVPGKSLEEQNEVIGMHAAMKYVNTTLVSRIGSVTISDMLEIHRRVLGYVDPVEAGRFRTTQVFVGHHIPPHPQDVEKQMEEFIQWLNSEDAMNLHPVEFAALAHYKLVYIHPFVDGNGRTSRLLMNLILMQAGYPPITIRKEQRSEYYHVLEVANEGDVRPFIRFIAKCTETTLDMLLIATTEHAVGLPEANPNHSGCKQTIPVKT, encoded by the exons ATGACCTTCATGTCGATGGCCACGGTGGTGGCGGTGGCAGAGCCGAAATGGGTCTCCTTTGTGTGGGGCCGCTCGCTGTGGGTGGTGGCCCTGCTGGGGGTGCTGCTGGGGTCCCTGCTGGTGCTCTTGCTCCCCCTGGGGGCCGTGGAGGAGCAATGTTCCCTGCTACGGAACGGCCTCTCCTTGCTGAGGAGCAAGCTCGAAGGAGGACAGAGGAGCAGTCACAGGCACCGCACTCCGAGCACAGGGCTCAGTGTCACCACAGGGGGGATCAATCTGATGGCAGTCAAGCCCAAAGCATCTGCAG ATGTTAGGCTTGAAGCCCGAGCAGCCTTGAAGCAGGCACTGGAAATGAAGCGGCAGGGCAAGCGAGAGAAGGCCCACAAACTCTTCATGCACGCCCTCAAAATGGACCCTGACTATGTGGATGCACTCAATGAGCTGGGCATCTTCTCTGAGGAGGAGAAGGACATTCTGCAGGCCGACTACTTGTACACCAAAGCACTGACCATCTCCCCCTACAACGAAAAAGCACTTATCAACAGGCACCGGACGCTGCCCCTGGTGGAGGAGATCGACCAGCGCTACTTCAGCGTCATCGACAGCAAAGTCAAAAAGGTGATGTCCATCCCCAAGGGCAGCTCGGCGCTGCGCCGGGTCATGGAGGAGTCTTACTACCATCACATTTACCACACCGTCGCCATCGAAGGCAACACCCTCACCCTCTCTGAGATCAGGCACATCCTCGAGACCCGCTACGCCGTGCCGGGGAAGAGCCTGGAGGAGCAGAACGAGGTCATCGGCATGCACGCGGCCATGAAATATGTCAACACCACGCTCGTCTCCAGGATCGGCTCTGTCACTATCAGTGACATGCTGGAGATTCACAGGCGGGTCCTGGGCTACGTGGATCCCGTGGAAGCCGGGAGGTTTAGGACTACGCAGGTGTTTGTGGGTCATCACATCCCTCCCCATCCTCAGGATGTGGAAAAACAGATGGAAGAGTTCATACAGTGGCTGAACTCAGAGGATGCCATGAATCTACACCCAGTGGAATTTGCTGCACTGGCCCATTACAAACTGGTCTACATTCACCCCTTTGTTGATGGGAATGGCCGGACCTCCCGCCTGCTGATGAACCTCATTTTGATGCAGGCAGGCTACCCTCCCATCACCATCCGCAAGGAGCAGAGGTCCGAGTATTACCACGTGTTGGAAGTTGCCAATGAAGGGGACGTGAGACCCTTCATCCGTTTCATTGCCAAGTGTACCGAGACCACCTTAGACATGCTGCTGATCGCAACCACTGAACATGCTGTGGGTTTGCCAGAAGCAAATCCCAACCATTCTGGATGCAAACAGACTATTCCTGTGAAAACCTAA